The nucleotide sequence TGAATCGAGCGGGGATTCTGAGGAGAAAGTGAAAGATACGCTCGTGTTTGGCCGTGGCGGGGATTCTGTTTCCCTAGATCCGGCTGAAGTAACAGATGGTGAATCATTCAAAGTTACCGAAAATATCTATGATACCCTTGTTCAGTTTGGCGACATGGACACAGAGATTTACCCATCATTAGCAAAAGAATGGAACGTCTCGGATGACGGGTTAACGTATACATTTGACTTAAGAGAAAATGTTACGTTTCATGACGGAACAGCGTTCAACGCAGATGCTGTAGTGTATAACTTTGAGAGATGGATGAATCCAAATGAAAAACAAGAAGGGAATTTTGCTTTCTACCGCTCAATGTTTGGAGGATTTAAAGGAGACGAAGGCCATGTGATTCAGGAAGTGAAAGCAGTTGATGAGCATACTGTAGAAATTGTCCTCAAACGTCCACAAGCACCTTTCTTGAAGAATTTAACAATGGCATCCTTCTCCATTGCAAGTCCGCAGGCATTAAAGGAATATGGTGATGAATATGGGCAGAACCCTGTTGGAACAGGACCTTTCATCTTTAAAGAATGGAAAAGAAATGACCGGATTGTGTTAGAAAAAAATGAAGAATATTGGATGGAAGAGTATCCGAAGTTAAACCGAGTAATCTTTAAGGCGATTCCAGATAACTCTTCAAGGTTGAATGCGTTGAAAACGGGCGAGATTGATATGATGGATGGTGTTGAGCCAAGTAGTGTAGAAGAAATAGAAGAGAGTGAAGAGCTTCAAACGTTTATTCGACCATCAATGAATATCGGTTATTTAGGGTTGAATGTTACGCGGGGACCGTTAGAGAATAAGTACGTCCGCCAAGCATTGAACCATGCAGTTGATAAGAAAGCGATTATCGATGCCTTTTTCATGGGCCAAGCTGAGCCAGCTAAGAACCCTATTCCTCCGTCAGTGGAAGGGTATAACGACGAAATTGAAGCTTACCCTTACGACTTAGAAAAGGCAAAAGAGCTCTTGGCAAAGGGTGGTTATCCTGATGGCTTTGAAATGGACCTATGGGCAATGCCTGTATCGCGTCCATATATGCCAAATGGTCAAAAGGTTGCCGAAGCGATTCAAGCAAGCTTCAAAGAAATTGGTGTCACAACAAACATTCAGTCATATGAATGGGCAACCTATATTGAGAAAGTCATTGCTGGTGAGGCAGACGCATTCTTATTAGGTTGGACAGCACCTAATGGTGATGCAGATAACTTCCTTTATACATTGCTAGACAAAGAAAGTATCGGAAGCAGTAACTCTTCTCGTTATGCAAACGACCAGCTGCATGAGCTATTAGTCGAGGCACAATCTACAATTGGCCAAGAAAAGCGAAATCAGCTATACAAGCAGGCATTAGAAATTATTCATGAGGACGCTCCGTGGATTCCTCTCGTTCATTCCACGCCTGCACTGGCTGGCACAAATACGATTACTGGCTTCCACCCTCATCCAAATTCAAGTGTTGATTTAACAAAAGTAGAATTTGAATAGTTTACACGAAAAGGCTCCTCTATAGGGGTCTTTTTGTTTGTATTTCATTTGTATCAAACGTTTCGTACTGCTGATTTTGATGATATTCTACGCCTTTAGATAGTCCCAAAATAATCAAACTGTAAGCGAGAAACGGAACAATGATGGTAACCCATACTTTTGTTTTCTTCCGTTTTTGATAAGATGCGAATTCAATAACTTTCCCCATAAGATTCCTCCTGTAGCATTGTTCAAAAAAATGTCATTTTCTTACCGTATATGTTACAGAATTTTCAGATAAAATAAAAGGGAAAGTTGTAAAAATGTTATAATATTTTATGGTGGAAATAATAAAAAAACGTCTCTTCTTATATAGAAGAGACGCACCATCTTATGCACTTTTCTTCATTTGACTTAAATCCCCTACTGGTAAAATGTCTCGTCGATAAAGAGGGTTCAAAACACCTGCAGCAGAGCCATACCATGCACAGAAAGCTGTGATAAGACCAAAGTATCCGCCAAAAGTGCTTGGAATTAAACCGAATTCAGCTAAATCTAACAAGATAAATGTCACAAGTAAAAAAGAGAACGTAACGTTTAAGACGCGATTTAATCGGAAAGTTCCAATCCACATATATAAAGTGAAAATTGTCCAACCTACTAGGTATGTACCAACGGCCATCTTTCCATCAGCGCCAAAGTTTAGAATCCCATTCAACTCTAAATAAACCATTGCTGAAAGAGACATCCAAAATGCTCCATAAGATGAGAATGCAGTAGCTGCGAATGTATTTCCATTGCGGAACTCCCACATCCCTGCTAAAACTTGCACGCCACCGCCATAAAATAAACCAAGCGTTAGAAATAAATGTGATAGGGAAGGCGGTAAGATTTGTGCATTTGATAAACTTAGAATAAATGTTGTAAGTGCAAAGGCAGCCAAGCCTAATGGTCCAGGATCAGCAATTTTTACGTTGTTATTCATCGTTTTCACCTCTTTAATTTAGTTGAACGTAAAGGAACATAATTATTAACATTTTATTTTGAGCTCAAAAATAAAATTGTCATATAACAGCTGATCTGTATTATAACTGCACATATTAACAGATTCAATCTAATTTCCACCGAAAACCAAACATTGATAATATTCTAAAAATTTAATAAGATTTTATGCTGTAGAAAAAGTCATAGTTAATAAAGAAGTTTTCTAATTAAGCGACATAGTAATAAGGTGAAAATGTCCTGTTTGTTCAGAAGTGTGTGGCGTATTAGAATAAAAAATTCCAATAAAAGCATATTTGTGAACGTTTTCGTAAGAATATGAATTGCATTTGCAAATCAAATCATACAATGGTAGCATCAATTAAGACTAGGTAATATATTATAAGAAAATTTCGAAGAGCTTTACGTCCAGAAAAGGATAACTTTTGGATTTCCAGTTTGTGCAAAGACAATAAAAATTTCTTTCATTCTATTTACCAATAATATTGATGTATTGGGTGTGATGAAGGATCATTTTTATTAGCATATTACATGAAAAAGAATTTTCTTTTTTGGAGATAAGCTTTAAGTAAAGGGGTAATTAAATGGACAAACTTCATACGTTTGCATGGTACGCAGCACGCGTAGCTCCGCATCTGCCTAAAGAAGCTTTCAAACCTGTACCAACACGTTTGTTAGGCGGGCTTGTATTTTTGCTTATCGCAGTAGCCGGGATTGTTTCGATTGGGGTATTTGATTTTAATGTATGGATTAATCTTGGCATTGCTTTAGTATTAGGTTCAAGCTTTGCATCACTTGGATTTCTTGGTCATGAAATTTTACATGGAACAGTTGTTAGAAAAGCATGGCTTCGTGATTTCCTGGGTGGTATTGCCTTCTTGCCGTTGACGACAGGACCTCGCTTATGGAGAAAATGGCATAATATGGAGCACCATCAACATACACAAGATGAAGAAAAAGACCCTGATGCATGGTTAACTATCGAAGAGCTTGCTAAGCATCGCTTTTTGACTTGGATTTACCGTCTTCCGTTTGGTGTACGGGCTTTCGTAAGCTTTTTGTCTTTAACGTTCACGTTCACAATGCATTCTACAAATATGTTTAAGCAATATATTAAAGAATTTAAGCCTGAAAAGAAGCCTGCTGTTTGGGTTCAATTCCTTTTCCCTTGGGCAGTGTGGATTAGCCTATTGTTTGTACTAGGATTTGAAAAGTGGCTGTACGCGTATTTGTTGCCTGTGTTAATCGGAAACTTTATTGTAATGGCTTATATTTCAACAAACCATCGTTTGAATCCGTTAGTTCCAGTTAATGATCCATTAGCAAACTGCTTAACAGTAACAGTTCCGAAATGGGTAGATGTCATTCACTTTAACTTCTCATACCATACAGAGCATCACTTGTTCCCAGGTATGAGCCCGAAATATTATCCAATGGTGAAAGACCATATTAAAAGAATGTGGCCTGAGCGTTATCACGAAATGTCGTTGACAAGAGCGCTTATTGCACTTTGGAAAACACCAAGGATTTATTACAAACAAAATGAATTAGTTGACCCTCATCAACTACATCTATACGGTTCATTAGGACATGGGCTTGATCCAATGAATATCAAGTTCCGTAAGTTAAAAATTAAAAAGAAAAACGCAGATTCTAAATTAAAGAATGCAGCGGATTAATTTGACGAACACATTAACCAATAAACGGTTAATGTGTTTTTTTATTCTCTTTTTGCATACTTTCCATTCTGTATTAATAAAGTTAATAATGCGTATAGAAAAAGTTTGGGGAGCGAGGAATGCGGTATGCAAACATTGAAGCTGGTTTCTAATTTCACAGAGTTGCAGAAGACAATAAGTATAGAACCAGTTAATCGAAGAATTAAAATTTATCAACTTCCGCAAGCAGAAGAGCTCAACGAATTTATGTATTATATAAGAGAGCTAGGCTTTCAAAAGGAATGCGATAAGCTTATTTTTTATGTCAAGAAGCCGGAATTAGCTTATCTGGATAGTCGATTTGCGTATGAAGGTTGTATTAAAGGCTTTTTTAATGGGGTAGACGCGCATATCTATTCTCTTTTTTTAGACCCGGATAGAAATGATGTTGTAGAAACAGAGAAAGAGCGTTTTGTAATGGAGTTAGTTCGTGAGACAAAGGAATGGAATGAAGATACCCCTTTGCCAAAAGGCTACCGAATGCGCTGGGCAAATGAGTATGATTGTGAGCAGATGGCTGAGTTGTATGATCGGGTCTTTGCATCTTATCCAACCCCGATGAATGACCCTGACTTTATCTTAACTATGATGAATAGCCAAGTGTATTTCTCTGTTATTGAACGAGACGGACAAATTGTAAGTGCATGTTCATCAGATATTATGCCAGACTTCAATGCTGCTGAGTTAACAGACTGTGCGACATTGAAAGAGCATCGCGATAAGGGGTTGCTGTCCTATCAAGTGTTTGAGCTAGAGCGCCGGATGAAAAGAATGAAAATACACACCATGTTTTCGTATTCTCGTTCTGTTTCTGCAGGAATGAACTTAGTCAACGCAAGGCATGGATATGTGTATGGAGGCCGGATGATCAGCAACAGCAATATATCAGGAAGCTTAGAGAACATGAACATTTGGTACAAAAACTTAATATAAGAGGGGAAGGCAAAGCGTAAAATGCTTTGTCTTTTTTTATTGTTCCTGTGAAAGAACTTTAACTTATCACTTATAATTTGGGCCCGAAATGGGGATTATTTGTAGTGTGATTTTAAAACATTGGTAGAAGGGTGACAGAGAAATATGCCATTAGAGAGAAGCATACAAGCAGAACAAGGATTTAAGACAAGTGACCAATCAGCTAGAAAAAAATTATTAAGCAAACAAACTGGACCCCTCCGTTTAACTCCTGAGAAGCCGAAGCAAGGAAAGAAGATTGCGTTGGTCGGTTGGAGTGTGGCTTCGATAGAGGCGATGGAGAAGTTGGGCCGCCCTTTTATTGTAGTAAGTCTTCCTGGATTCAAAGAACATGCTGAGCTACATAGCATCCCCTTTTACGGCTGGGATTTTGGTGAAAACCTTGACTACGAAGAGGTTTATGAACGTTCAGAAGAGCTTCATCGTATTTTAGCTGATTTAGATGTTGATCATGCTATTCCGATCTATGAAGAAACGGTTGAATGGGCAGGTGCTCTAAATTCACGCTTTAGAGATGATGCACGGATCTTTGATCATTCAACTCTATTCCGAGATAAAGCAATGATGAAACGGAGAGCACTGCTTGGTGGGCTTAGAGTCGGTATCTTTGAAGAAGCAAATAATAAAGATGATGTTCGGCAATTTTTCAACCGAGTGAATCATGTGCTGTTAAGAATGCGTGGAGATAGTCATGATCCGATTCATGTGAAAGCTCATAATAAAGCAGGAGCAGCTGGTCATCGCATGATTCTGTCAGAAAGAGATATTGATGAGAAAATCAAAGATGATAGCTTTCCTCTATTAATGGAGAGTCATCTGCATGGGCTTGAAATTTCCTGTGAAGCATTTATTCATGAAGGGAAGATACGCTTTCTCAACATTACGGAATACGTTGTTTTTGGGTATTCGATGATGGTGCCGCCGACTGAAGCGGTAGAAAAAGTGCGCCCGTTAGTGCGTCAAGAGATTGAGAAGCTCGTTGATGCATTTGATATTCAGTACGGACTGATTCACCCTGAATTCTTTATTTCAGACGATAATACCATTTATTTTGGTGAAGTTGCTTACCGTATTCCTGGTGGTCATATCTTCGACCTTATGCAAAAAACATACGACTTCAATCCTTATGAAGCACATATTCTGTGCTGTGACCCGAACACAACAGAAGAGGAACTGAAGGATTTCTTCCCTGGCGAAGATCAGAAAAACGGACATGCCGGAAGCTTCTTAGTATATCCGAAAGTAAGTTATGCGAGTGGAATTAATATCCCAAAAGAGCTTGAAGAACATCCAAGCTTTGATAAGCACACATTATTCCAGCCTTCTGGTGGGAAGATGCAAGTCGACTCAGAAGGATATGGGAATCACTTAGGGACAATTTTCTTCCATGGAGAAGATGCAGAAGAGGTAAAACGATTGCTAACGGATTATGTGGACCATGATTTTTATATTTAAATGGGGGCCAGAGAAATGCCTTTAGAAAAAGAAGTATCAAAAACAGAAACGTTTGAGAAAGCCTTTGAGACAATGGAATCCGCATTTTCTTATGCAAAGAATATGTACCAATCAGATGTCCTGCAGGCTGCTTCTCGTGTAATGGATGAAAAAGATGGTATGAAATTTTTATACAAATTTGCAGATCGCCTTGACGCGGCAGGTGTTTTTGAAGGCGGGCCTTGGAACGAACCAGCAAAGCTTCAGCCACGTCTTGTGAAAGGGTCTCTGCAAGCAGGCGGAATGACACCAATTGTTGAGGTGTTAAGTGAATTACGGATGGTTTCTCTAGCAAAAGGCAACCATACCTCTGAAAAAATTTCAAAAGAGCAAGCGAAGAAATTTCTTAATGAAGTGATGGCATTGAATGTCGATACACTCTTTCCGGAAGAAACAGAGGCTGAGCGCATTGAAGGGAATGTGAAAGAAAAAGAACGGGCAGTTCGTTTATTTCGTTTCCTTGCTGAAGAGCTTTCGCTCGTTTCCATTGCTGGGACTTTAATCAAAGAAATTGACGACCTTGTCGCACAGCGTCCGATTATGGTGAACCGGATTGTAAAGATGATTAAGCATGCAGGACACTTATTAGATTGTGACCTGAAAGAAAAGGATCGCAAAGCAATTAAGTTTTATGTAAATGCTGTGAATGGACCGACAGAGAGATGCAAACGTCTTTCATATAATGACTACCGTAAAGAGCTTAAGAAAATGGATGAAAAAGAGCTGCGAGAGGAAGCAAAAACACTTGCAAAATATATGAGGGAGACAGGGCTTGTCTCTTCCCATCATGTTGTGTTAGTTCGCTATCTGAATCGAAACGCGAAAGAGCTTCTCTCGTGTGCACTTGGCTTAGACAATAAAGGGAAAGCAAACCTAGAATCCCACTTTCCGATTGTCAGCGACTTAATTAAAGTTGCAATCCATCCACCAATGCGTCAGTCTCTATATGGACTCTCGAGGCTGTTAGAACGTGGTGTGCTTTCTGCTACGCCTGTCATTCCTGGTTTAAAACGATTGATTGAGCTTGATTTAAGCCCAGATGTAAGGAAAATTCTCTTGAATTCGATTAATGGAAATGAAGGAATTACAGCAAATAGTATTCTAACAGCTGGAGTTATTAGCGTATTAGGACAACCGCTCGGCGTTGGACAAGGCATGAACCCAACATGTCAAACAGCACGCGGCATTAGTCTTTGGTCACTTCATGCTCCAGGCTATTTGCTTGAGCTGATTCCTAGAGCGGCGCGGGATGGAGACATCGACATTATGTTCGAAGGTCAAGCGATTCATTCGAAAGACTTAACGGACGGCTTAGTTGAGAATCTGCATGAAGAGCTAGATGCTGTTTCACTTGTGTTAGTTCCTCATTTAGACCGACTCTATGCTGAATTAGTGCGGCGTGTGAATTTCCGCGGGGAAGATGTCCATAAGTGGGTGAACCCTGCGTTCTACGGAAATTGGATTCAGAAAGGCTTTTGCGGTGTTATTGATCCGTTAACAGGTTCAATCGCTGATTTCCGTGGTTTTGTCCGTCTATTCTATGCAACACATCATCCAGAATATAATGATGGTCATGAACTGATTTATCCGAACCCAGTCGGAATCTTTATTACAAATTCCTTCGGTGAGCTATTAGGATTACATGCGGTATCAATTCAACGTATAGCGAAAGATACAGAAGGAGAATATCGCATTTATTTCTATAACCCAAATAATGATAGTGCCCAAGATTGGGGACAAGGTATCAAGCCGGTCGTCTTTGGTCATGGTGAAGTGCCGGGTGAATCCTCGTTACCAATTCATGAATTTGTTGCACGGCTCTATGCTTTCCACTACAACCCTTATGAGCAAGGCGATTCATATGCAGTAGAGAATGACATTGTTGATAAGGTTGAAAAGTTGGCCAGAGATAGCTGGGGTCAAAAATATACGTGGGTTACGCTATAAGAAAAAGTGCCGCTCAATTTTGAGCAGGCACTTTTTTTCTACATGATACCGTTTTTTACGAGGACAGCTTTGATGGTTGTATAGCTAATATCACCTGGAAGACTTTCCTTCAATGGCTTCAGCTTTTTCTCCTCTAGTTCTTCGTTTTTTTGCAAGATTTGTGCTTCTAATTCTTCATCAAAAAAAGTGTTCCAATCTAGTGAATAGCCTTCTTTGTATGCTTTGAACAGGTGGTTTTCAATTGTCATTGCTGTTAATTCGCGTTCTTTTGCAATTTCTTTAATAGTGCTTCCATTTTGAAATTGTTCATAAGAGAGTAGGTGGCTTGGTTTCTTGTCAGTTTGTTTCTTCTTAATTCCTGTAGATGTTGGACCAGAAGCTTTGAAGCTTTCGATTGGCCCGTTTTCATGAAGAAACTGCTGAATAGCCTCTAAGAAAAGTTCACCGTATTGCTCATATTTCTTCTCGCCGACACCTTTTATAGTAAGTAAATCGTTCTTTTGTTTTGGAATATAACGTGCCATCTCTTTCAACGTTGCATCTGAGAAAACGACATATGGGGGAAGGTTCTTCTCATCAGCCGTTCTTTTCCGCAATCCCCGTAATGCTTCAAATAACCCTTCATGATAGTCACTCTCTTCAGCAGTATGGCGAGGTTGAGCTTGGACAAACACAGCTTCATTCCCTTTAAGGACATGATAGGCAGATTGTGTAAGCTTCAATGTTGGAAATTTCGCGTCTTGAATTGTCAGGTAGCCATCTGCAGCAAGGTAGTTAATGAGGTTCATGATTTCTTTCTCTGTATATTGTGGTAAAAGGTTGTAGGTCGACAGCTTATCAAAGCCCATCTCAATGACCTTTTGGCTTTTGGACCCTTTTAACACTTTGGCGGTAAGGGAGGCACCGAATCGTTCGCCCATCCGCTTGACACAGGAAAGAACCATTTGCGCTTCTTTCGTCATATCTGACTTTTCGCCATCCTGTCGGCAGTTACTGCAATGCTCGCATTCCGCTTGAAGTGGTGTATCTCCAAAGTAATTTAGAATATATGCAGGTAAGCATTGATTTGTATGGCAATAGTTAATCATGAGTTGAAGCTTTTCATACTCTTGTGCTTTCTTTTCTTCGTCTTGAAGGGATTGTTCGATCAAAAAACGTTGCAGTTGAATATCCTGAGCTGTGAATAGCAGCGTACAATCACTTGGCTCGCCATCCCGTCCTGCACGGCCGGCCTCTTGGTAATAGGACTCAATATTCATCGGAAGTGCATAGTGAATAACGTAGCGAACATTTGACTTATCAATTCCCATTCCAAATGCATTCGTCGCAACCATGATGGTAGCTTCCTCTTGGATAAATGCACCTTGTGCCTGTTTACGTTCGACTTCAGATAAGCCGGCATGATACCGTACAGTTGAATACCCTTTATTTGAAAGCAGTTGGTAAACGGACTCAGTTATCTTACGTGTCGGTGTATAAATAATCCCTGATTCTTTAGGTCGTGAGTGGATATATGCAAGGATATAATCATTTTTATTGCTTCCTTTGACGATATTGAAATGAAGGTTATCACGTGCAAAGCCTGTATTAACGACATGTGAAGATGGAATATCAAGTAGCTGCTGAATATCTTGAATGACATCATCTGTTGCAGTTGCTGTTAAAGCAGTCATCACAGGTAAATTGTTCAGCTTCTTCAAGTTCGGAATAATTGAACGATAGCTTGGCCTGAAATCGTGTCCCCATTGCGAAATACAGTGTGCTTCATCGAAAGCGATTAGAGAAAGGGGAAGACTCTGCAATGCATTCATAAACTCAGGAGATTCAAACCGTTCAGGTGCGACATATATAAGCTGATAATCTCCGTTTCGTAAGTTGTTAAGCCGTTCTTGTTGTTCGTGAAACTGAAGTGAGCTATTAATATATGTAGCTGAAATTCCCAGCGATACTAAAGAATCAACTTGGTCCTTCATTAGTGAAATAAGCGGAGAAATAATCACAGCCGTCCCCTCGAGAACAAGAGCTGGGATTTGATAACAAAGAGACTTTCCGCCGCCTGTTGGCATGATGCCTAATGTATTTTCACCATTTAGGACATGTTCTACAATTTTGTTTTGTCCAGGCCGGAAATCGTTATAGCCAAAATAATGATTCAGAATGTGTTGCGCTTGCTTGAGCATTTTAATCATCCTTTACTTATACTTCCTCTATCGTACCAAAATGAGTGAAAGCAAAGCTATAGTGGGCAGAAGATCATTGTGTATTAATTATGCTATGCTTTTAATTAGAATGTTCGGATAAGGAGTGGGTGTTTTGGAAGAAAACAATCTTGTCTTAGGTGAAGTGATTTCGATTCAGAAGGTTGGAGAAGGAACGCGTGTCTGTGTAGATTGTATTGATACGCTTGAGCCTAAAGAAGGTGCACTAGTTGGAAACACCGGAAGCGGCTATTTGCTTGTATTATCAGAGAATAGGGAAACCGATACATATCCAGCTCGTCCATTTCGGATTAATTGCGGGGCGATTCACCAGTACCTTTCGCACGGAGAGAAGACAAACTATTTATCAGAGCTGAAGTCTGGTCAGCCTATTCAAGTTTTCAATACAGAAGGAAAGCGAGAAGTTGCAATTGGTAGAGTAAAAATAGAAAAAAGACCGTTAATGCGGGTTGAATGCCGTATTAACGACACTATTATCTCAGCCACCTTGCAACAATCAGATAGTGTGCAGCTTCTGACAAGTGATTATGAACCGAAAGCGATCGTTGATCTAGAAGAAGGTGAGCGAATCTTCTGTTGTGAAGATAAGCCTGGCAGGCATTTAGGTGAGAAGTTAAATGAATATATTATGGAGTATTAACGAACAGGAGTCTGCATAAGGCTCCTGTTTTTTGGACTGTACGAATAGGCACATCTCCTGCAATTCTTCCATATGATGTTGAAAAATGGTCAATAGGAGAGTCGTGATGAATTCGAGTCAACAATATTTGTCATTCTATATGCCTTTCATGCCGGATTTTCGTTCGATGCATTTGTATCCTGCTTCATTGAAAGTAGTTGGTGGGAAGCGATGGGGTTATATAAACAGCCTTGGAAAAATCATTTTGCCGTTTCAATATGAGGACGCATTCGATTTTCAAGAAAATGGACTTGCGATTGTTGGGAAGAATGAATTGTTTGGTGTTATCGATCAGACTGGAAAATACGTCGTGAAGCCGAAGTATGAGACGATTAATCAATTTTCAGAAGGCAGAGCAGTGGTTGTTGATAAAGAAGGCTTTAAAGTCATTAATGAACGGGGCAGATTAATAACGGATAAAGCCTATCAGTTTATTGGCACGTTTGAAGACGATAGAGCGCTATTTGCCAATAGTGATTCGAAAGGGAATTATTTATACGGTTTCTTAAATCGAAACGGGCAAGAAGTCATTCCGAATAAATATCAATCTGCAACTGACTTTAATGTTGGAAAAGCGGTCGTGAAAGTAAAAGAAGGACAGTTCGCACTCATTGATCGTGAAGGTACCGTATTACACACCTATAACTATGCATATGTTGGAAGCTATGGCGATGGGCTTCTCGTATTCCAACAGAGCTTAAACGACAAACAAGGGTATATGAATGAGGCTGGCGAGGTTGTGATTCCGGCACAATTTGTAACGGCACTATCTTTCCAAAATGGCAGAGCAGTTGTCAATATCTCTGAAACGTATGAGAACAAATATGGATTGATTGATAAGCAGGGTAACTTTGTCATTAAGCCGGATTATAATGATGTGAATTTGCTGGGAGAAGGCAGAATAGCTGTTGGCGTGGCAAATGATTCAGAGCGCCCGTACATCGGTTCAAAATATGCGATTGCTGATTTTGATGGAAATCTGCTCACAATGTTTGTTTACATGGATGTATCAAATTATAATAATGGCTTTGCTTCAGCTAATAATAATCAGAATACCTTTTTTATCGACCGAGCAGGAAAGGTAGCTGAAAATTTGCCAATTGTCTCTGGGAGTGGCATACTCTCATTCGATGAAGAATTGGTTAAAGCGAATGTGGATTATCGTCTGTTTTATTATAACAGAGCTGGGGGCTTAGTGTGGGCACAGAATACGATCATTCCTTTAAATGGACAATACCGCGTATTTGAGCAAAGGTATAAGCCGAATAAAGATTATTTAGTGTATTACCCCCAGGTGAAAGGAATGACAGATGCAACCACACAGCAGCGTGTCAATAAGCGATTAAGAGAATTATCTGTGCTAAAAGAAGTAAATCCAGATGTTCAGCTTGATTACAGCTATCTCGGTGATTTTTCCGTCCCCTTCTTTAAAAATGTCCTTCTTCAACTGGAGTTGAATGGTTATGAATATTATTTTGGAGCAGCACATGGGATGCCAACGAAAGATTATGTTCACGTTAATTTAGAAAACGGAAATTTCTATGAATTGAAAGATTTGTTCAAGCCCGACAGTAACTATGTGAAAATACTAAGCGAGCTTGTCGGCAAGCAAATAAAAAATGATGAAGAATACTTCTACATTTTCCCTGATAGTTATAAAGGAATTACAGCCAATCAATCGTTTTACGTAACTGAGGATGCGCTCTACTTATATTTTTCCCCGTATGAAATTGCCCCTTATGCAGCGAGCTTTCCGACATTTAAGATTCCGTTTGCCGAAATTATGCCAATTATCAATGTAGAAGGTGAGTTTTGGCAAGCGTTTCATGAGGAGGAGAGGTAAGTTGCATGTTTTTTCAAATTACTTAGGAGATAGATGTTGAAATCTAATGCTAATTAAG is from Bacillus tianshenii and encodes:
- a CDS encoding WG repeat-containing protein produces the protein MNSSQQYLSFYMPFMPDFRSMHLYPASLKVVGGKRWGYINSLGKIILPFQYEDAFDFQENGLAIVGKNELFGVIDQTGKYVVKPKYETINQFSEGRAVVVDKEGFKVINERGRLITDKAYQFIGTFEDDRALFANSDSKGNYLYGFLNRNGQEVIPNKYQSATDFNVGKAVVKVKEGQFALIDREGTVLHTYNYAYVGSYGDGLLVFQQSLNDKQGYMNEAGEVVIPAQFVTALSFQNGRAVVNISETYENKYGLIDKQGNFVIKPDYNDVNLLGEGRIAVGVANDSERPYIGSKYAIADFDGNLLTMFVYMDVSNYNNGFASANNNQNTFFIDRAGKVAENLPIVSGSGILSFDEELVKANVDYRLFYYNRAGGLVWAQNTIIPLNGQYRVFEQRYKPNKDYLVYYPQVKGMTDATTQQRVNKRLRELSVLKEVNPDVQLDYSYLGDFSVPFFKNVLLQLELNGYEYYFGAAHGMPTKDYVHVNLENGNFYELKDLFKPDSNYVKILSELVGKQIKNDEEYFYIFPDSYKGITANQSFYVTEDALYLYFSPYEIAPYAASFPTFKIPFAEIMPIINVEGEFWQAFHEEER
- a CDS encoding 3-dehydroquinate synthase II yields the protein MEENNLVLGEVISIQKVGEGTRVCVDCIDTLEPKEGALVGNTGSGYLLVLSENRETDTYPARPFRINCGAIHQYLSHGEKTNYLSELKSGQPIQVFNTEGKREVAIGRVKIEKRPLMRVECRINDTIISATLQQSDSVQLLTSDYEPKAIVDLEEGERIFCCEDKPGRHLGEKLNEYIMEY
- the recQ gene encoding DNA helicase RecQ is translated as MLKQAQHILNHYFGYNDFRPGQNKIVEHVLNGENTLGIMPTGGGKSLCYQIPALVLEGTAVIISPLISLMKDQVDSLVSLGISATYINSSLQFHEQQERLNNLRNGDYQLIYVAPERFESPEFMNALQSLPLSLIAFDEAHCISQWGHDFRPSYRSIIPNLKKLNNLPVMTALTATATDDVIQDIQQLLDIPSSHVVNTGFARDNLHFNIVKGSNKNDYILAYIHSRPKESGIIYTPTRKITESVYQLLSNKGYSTVRYHAGLSEVERKQAQGAFIQEEATIMVATNAFGMGIDKSNVRYVIHYALPMNIESYYQEAGRAGRDGEPSDCTLLFTAQDIQLQRFLIEQSLQDEEKKAQEYEKLQLMINYCHTNQCLPAYILNYFGDTPLQAECEHCSNCRQDGEKSDMTKEAQMVLSCVKRMGERFGASLTAKVLKGSKSQKVIEMGFDKLSTYNLLPQYTEKEIMNLINYLAADGYLTIQDAKFPTLKLTQSAYHVLKGNEAVFVQAQPRHTAEESDYHEGLFEALRGLRKRTADEKNLPPYVVFSDATLKEMARYIPKQKNDLLTIKGVGEKKYEQYGELFLEAIQQFLHENGPIESFKASGPTSTGIKKKQTDKKPSHLLSYEQFQNGSTIKEIAKERELTAMTIENHLFKAYKEGYSLDWNTFFDEELEAQILQKNEELEEKKLKPLKESLPGDISYTTIKAVLVKNGIM